In the genome of Candidatus Polarisedimenticolaceae bacterium, one region contains:
- a CDS encoding DUF1304 domain-containing protein: protein MNALLTVLCVFIALQHVAFLVLEMFLWTRPAGMKVFRTTPEFAKQSAALAANQGLYNGFLAAGLLWGAFHPAPDQALEIKVFFLACVVVAGIFGAATVSRRIFWVQAVPALVGLGIAWLR from the coding sequence ATGAACGCCCTGCTGACGGTTCTCTGCGTCTTCATCGCCCTCCAGCACGTCGCGTTCCTCGTGCTCGAGATGTTCCTGTGGACGCGACCGGCCGGCATGAAAGTGTTCCGCACGACGCCGGAGTTCGCGAAGCAGTCGGCCGCCCTCGCCGCGAACCAAGGGCTGTACAACGGATTCCTGGCCGCCGGCCTTCTCTGGGGGGCGTTCCATCCCGCGCCGGACCAGGCGCTCGAGATCAAGGTCTTCTTCCTCGCGTGCGTCGTGGTCGCCGGCATCTTCGGAGCGGCCACGGTGTCGCGTCGGATCTTCTGGGTGCAGGCCGTGCCCGCGCTCGTCGGGCTGGGCATCGCGTGGTTGCGATGA
- a CDS encoding prolyl oligopeptidase family serine peptidase, which yields MMLASALLALAQAVAAPPADGTILAMGEPLPGAPDGVVVRSIDYASDGLRVKGYLARPKAEGTYPALIFNRGGNREFGALTDAGAARRLGLYASWGYVVVASQYRGNGGGEGREEFGGEDVNDVLNLLPLLDGMSGVDRERVGMIGWSRGGMMTYLALARTDRIRAAAVGAGLADLEASLRLRPELEPVARDLIPGFDTDREAQLAARSAVRFAGTLPATTPILLLHGTSDWRVDPRQALAMASALLEAKRPYRLLLFEGGDHALGEFRDDVDRALREWMDRYVRDRKPFPSIEPHGD from the coding sequence ATGATGCTCGCGTCGGCGCTCCTCGCCCTCGCCCAGGCCGTCGCCGCTCCGCCGGCCGACGGGACGATCCTCGCCATGGGAGAGCCGCTCCCGGGCGCCCCCGACGGCGTCGTGGTGCGCTCGATCGACTACGCCAGCGACGGCCTGCGCGTGAAGGGGTACCTCGCGCGGCCGAAGGCCGAAGGGACGTATCCGGCCCTGATCTTCAACCGCGGCGGAAACCGCGAGTTCGGGGCGCTCACCGACGCCGGCGCGGCGAGGCGGCTGGGGCTGTACGCGTCGTGGGGCTACGTCGTCGTCGCGAGCCAGTACCGCGGGAACGGCGGAGGCGAGGGCCGCGAGGAGTTCGGGGGGGAGGACGTGAACGACGTCCTGAACCTCCTCCCGCTCCTCGACGGAATGTCGGGGGTCGATCGCGAGCGCGTCGGGATGATCGGCTGGAGCCGCGGCGGGATGATGACCTACCTCGCCCTCGCGCGCACCGACCGGATCCGCGCGGCGGCCGTCGGGGCGGGGCTGGCGGACCTCGAGGCGTCGCTGCGGCTGCGCCCCGAACTGGAGCCCGTCGCTCGCGACCTCATCCCGGGGTTCGACACCGACCGCGAGGCGCAGCTCGCCGCACGCTCGGCGGTGCGCTTCGCGGGGACGCTCCCCGCGACGACGCCGATCCTGCTGCTGCATGGAACGTCGGACTGGCGCGTCGATCCGCGCCAGGCGCTCGCGATGGCGTCGGCGCTGCTCGAGGCGAAGCGGCCGTACCGCCTGCTCCTGTTCGAAGGGGGCGATCACGCGCTCGGCGAGTTCCGCGACGACGTCGATCGCGCCCTCCGTGAGTGGATGGACCGCTACGTACGGGACCGGAAGCCGTTCCCGTCGATCGAGCCTCACGGGGACTGA
- a CDS encoding vanadium-dependent haloperoxidase, protein MRMLLPLLLACSTPVLADAVTDWNAIGCDAVEEAKLLAPPATEILAVVHTAIYDAVRAAPASASRDAAIAAAARECLTKLLPSTSAKVEAAYDSAISKIPEGPAKSAGIAVGVRAASELLAKRGRASGSPPDDYRPHTTPGVYVPTVIPVMTRWAQQPPWWLRSASQFRPGPPPDLKSALWARDFAEIRAVGAKQGGTRTEEQTRIAKFWEATGPSIYHRLVRSVADRPGRDLVRNARLFAMVSQGSTDALIAVFDAKYHYGFWRPVTAIRNGDIDGNDATDRDATWLPFIDTPMHPEYPCAHCILSATVGTIVEADLAGEPVPTLTSSSPTAGGATRSWTSIEAFVQEVANARIYDGVHYRNSTEVGTAMGRKVGAWVVDAFASGSPPRSPTAP, encoded by the coding sequence ATGCGAATGCTCCTGCCGTTGTTGCTCGCCTGCTCCACCCCCGTCCTCGCCGACGCCGTGACCGACTGGAACGCGATCGGTTGCGACGCCGTCGAGGAGGCGAAGCTTCTCGCGCCACCGGCCACCGAGATCCTCGCCGTCGTGCACACGGCCATCTACGACGCCGTGCGCGCGGCGCCCGCCTCCGCGTCCCGCGACGCCGCGATCGCCGCCGCGGCGCGGGAGTGCCTGACGAAGCTGCTCCCGTCAACCTCGGCGAAGGTGGAGGCGGCATACGACTCCGCGATCTCGAAGATCCCGGAAGGTCCGGCGAAGTCCGCAGGGATCGCCGTCGGGGTGCGCGCGGCCTCGGAGCTCCTGGCGAAGCGGGGACGAGCGTCGGGGTCGCCGCCGGACGACTACCGGCCCCACACGACCCCCGGCGTCTACGTCCCTACCGTGATCCCGGTGATGACCCGTTGGGCGCAGCAGCCGCCGTGGTGGTTGAGAAGCGCCTCCCAGTTCCGCCCGGGACCTCCCCCCGACCTGAAGAGCGCGCTCTGGGCGCGCGACTTCGCCGAGATTCGCGCCGTCGGCGCGAAGCAGGGCGGGACCCGGACGGAGGAGCAGACGCGAATCGCGAAGTTCTGGGAGGCGACCGGCCCGAGCATCTACCATCGACTGGTCCGATCGGTCGCGGATCGGCCCGGGCGCGATCTCGTCCGCAACGCGCGCCTGTTCGCGATGGTCTCGCAGGGATCCACCGACGCGCTCATCGCGGTGTTCGACGCGAAGTACCACTACGGGTTCTGGCGCCCGGTCACCGCGATCCGCAACGGCGACATCGACGGGAACGACGCGACCGACAGGGACGCGACGTGGCTTCCCTTCATCGACACGCCGATGCACCCGGAGTATCCGTGCGCGCACTGCATCCTCTCGGCGACGGTGGGGACGATCGTGGAAGCGGACCTCGCCGGCGAGCCGGTGCCGACGCTGACCTCCTCGAGCCCGACCGCCGGCGGGGCGACCCGCAGCTGGACGTCGATCGAGGCCTTCGTCCAGGAGGTCGCGAACGCGCGCATCTACGACGGCGTGCACTATCGGAACTCGACCGAGGTCGGGACGGCGATGGGGCGCAAGGTCGGGGCGTGGGTCGTGGACGCGTTCGCTAGTGGCTCCCCGCCTCGGAGCCCCACAGCTCCTTGA